A single region of the Parcubacteria group bacterium genome encodes:
- a CDS encoding type II toxin-antitoxin system RelE/ParE family toxin — MEEEYKIRYYMNSRTGEEPTVEYVENLDSKSRGKVKKYVEYLRLCEGYLDEPYSRHITGKIRELRVDFSNNRHRIFYFTFIKKTIILLHGYTKKTPKAPESEIKKAVENYYDVINNPQLYE, encoded by the coding sequence ATGGAGGAGGAATACAAAATTAGATACTACATGAACAGCCGGACAGGAGAAGAACCGACGGTTGAATATGTGGAAAATCTCGACAGTAAGAGCAGAGGTAAAGTTAAAAAGTATGTTGAATATTTGCGGTTATGCGAAGGATATTTAGATGAACCATACTCGCGGCATATAACCGGTAAAATTAGAGAACTGCGAGTTGATTTTTCCAACAATCGCCACAGAATTTTTTACTTCACATTTATCAAAAAGACCATTATTTTATTGCATGGCTATACCAAAAAGACGCCGAAAGCGCCGGAAAGTGAAATTAAAAAAGCCGTTGAAAATTATTATGATGTTATAAATAATCCGCAACTATATGAATAA
- a CDS encoding helix-turn-helix transcriptional regulator, translating to MNKNDKKFKATDWQEMLAKDLKNPVFKRYYDEFGKQLEISYNLLLMRKKARMSQAQLAKKLGTTQSNVARMEAGNQNFTLGMLQRIADAFGKDLNVSFG from the coding sequence ATGAATAAGAATGATAAAAAATTCAAGGCAACCGATTGGCAGGAGATGTTGGCCAAGGATTTAAAAAATCCCGTATTCAAGCGCTATTACGACGAGTTCGGCAAGCAACTGGAGATTTCGTACAACCTGCTCTTGATGCGCAAAAAGGCGCGCATGAGCCAGGCTCAGCTCGCCAAAAAGCTCGGCACCACCCAGAGCAATGTGGCGCGCATGGAGGCGGGAAACCAGAACTTCACGCTTGGCATGCTCCAGCGAATTGCGGATGCGTTCGGGAAAGATTTGAATGTTTCGTTCGGGTAG
- the tsaD gene encoding tRNA (adenosine(37)-N6)-threonylcarbamoyltransferase complex transferase subunit TsaD produces the protein MMILGIETSCDDTGVALVEARGGKFYVRKNVIISQAKLHNKYGGVVPELAARNHLKNIIPAVHEALGNTKPSALDAIAVTRGPGLVTSLHVGVETAKTLSLAWSVPLVGTNHMEGHIYSVLLPPPPVHRRGSGGGFGATAKIKFPAVALIVSGGHTELILMPGHGEYQLLGKTRDDAAGEAFDKAAFMLGLPYPGGPSISKAAEKGDSESFEIPRPMIERNDCEFSFSGMKNAIRLLVEGLKSTRHPGGRAADDRISANNPRDSIAANTRLQNDIVADLAASIQQAIVDILITKSLIAIAQTKPKTFILAGGVAANTELRTQLEKKLPKNTNLFISPLSYSQDNGAMIAVSAYRKIAKKQFDDPAKLTANAHWELV, from the coding sequence ATGATGATACTGGGTATTGAAACCTCATGCGATGATACGGGTGTTGCCCTGGTGGAAGCCAGAGGCGGTAAATTTTACGTACGAAAAAATGTGATCATCTCCCAGGCAAAGCTGCACAACAAGTACGGCGGCGTGGTGCCCGAGCTTGCGGCGCGCAACCATTTGAAAAATATCATTCCCGCGGTTCATGAGGCACTCGGCAACACCAAACCATCCGCGCTTGATGCAATCGCTGTGACCAGAGGCCCGGGCCTCGTGACCTCATTGCATGTTGGCGTTGAAACCGCAAAAACCCTTTCTCTCGCCTGGAGCGTGCCCCTGGTTGGCACGAACCACATGGAAGGCCACATCTACTCCGTGCTATTGCCTCCCCCTCCTGTACACAGGAGGGGGTCAGGGGGTGGTTTCGGCGCTACCGCAAAAATCAAATTCCCCGCGGTTGCTTTGATTGTTTCGGGCGGGCACACAGAATTGATTCTCATGCCCGGCCACGGAGAGTACCAACTCCTCGGCAAAACACGGGACGATGCCGCGGGCGAAGCGTTTGACAAAGCCGCGTTCATGCTCGGCCTTCCTTATCCCGGGGGACCTTCTATTTCCAAAGCGGCAGAAAAAGGCGACTCGGAGAGTTTTGAGATTCCTAGGCCCATGATTGAACGGAATGATTGCGAGTTTTCTTTCTCCGGCATGAAAAACGCCATTAGGTTGTTGGTTGAAGGTCTCAAATCAACCCGTCATCCTGGAGGCCGCGCAGCGGACGATAGGATCTCCGCGAACAATCCACGGGATTCTATCGCCGCGAATACGCGGCTCCAGAATGACATCGTAGCTGACTTGGCAGCCTCCATCCAGCAGGCAATCGTTGATATCCTCATCACCAAATCCCTGATTGCAATCGCACAAACCAAACCCAAGACTTTCATTCTCGCGGGCGGCGTTGCGGCAAATACAGAATTGAGAACTCAACTGGAAAAAAAACTTCCTAAGAACACCAATCTGTTTATCTCTCCGCTTTCCTACTCCCAGGACAACGGCGCCATGATTGCCGTTAGCGCGTACCGCAAAATCGCAAAAAAACAGTTTGACGATCCCGCCAAACTGACCGCGAATGCGCACTGGGAGCTGGTGTAG
- a CDS encoding RlmE family RNA methyltransferase: MVKPFIPNDAYARKARSEGYLARSAYKLKAIADKYALIRPGNAVLDLGASPGSWLQVASELVETSGRAVGVDISPIAYRAKNVVALQEDILSPGLSGMLADYGPFDAILSDAAPNTSGIKDRDQAKSLELVERSLELAATHLAAGGSLVAKLFQSSETKNLMKRAERMFKQVRLYKPKASRERSFETYLVCINKL, encoded by the coding sequence ATGGTAAAACCATTCATTCCCAATGACGCATACGCGCGGAAGGCCCGCTCCGAAGGGTATTTGGCGCGCAGCGCCTACAAGCTTAAGGCAATCGCTGACAAGTACGCCCTCATACGCCCCGGGAATGCGGTGCTTGATTTGGGCGCATCTCCCGGCTCATGGCTGCAGGTGGCAAGCGAGCTGGTGGAAACGTCCGGCCGCGCGGTCGGGGTTGATATTTCACCCATCGCGTACCGCGCAAAAAACGTGGTTGCGCTGCAGGAGGATATTCTCTCTCCTGGCTTAAGCGGCATGTTGGCGGACTATGGGCCATTTGACGCAATACTCTCTGACGCTGCCCCGAACACGAGCGGCATCAAAGACCGGGATCAGGCAAAGTCCTTAGAATTGGTTGAACGCAGCCTGGAGCTTGCGGCAACGCATCTCGCGGCAGGAGGCAGCCTGGTTGCCAAACTCTTCCAGAGTTCTGAAACCAAAAACTTGATGAAACGCGCTGAACGCATGTTCAAGCAGGTACGCCTCTACAAGCCAAAAGCCTCGCGGGAACGCAGTTTTGAAACCTACCTCGTCTGCATCAACAAACTATGA
- a CDS encoding Hsp20/alpha crystallin family protein encodes MVHFLNKLIGIKEGEEEEVAAGSGEGGLERDSDSASAGKGGEKEKGWLDENYEGQLSVDVYGTESEVVVVSTIAGVKPEDIDIAINNDMLTIRGQRSQEKEDSVSDHYYQECYWGGFSRSIILPVEVEADKVSASLKNGVLVVRLPRARKSKSISVRVKEE; translated from the coding sequence ATGGTGCATTTTCTCAACAAATTGATTGGCATCAAGGAGGGGGAAGAAGAGGAGGTGGCGGCAGGCTCCGGGGAAGGGGGGCTGGAACGCGATTCCGATTCCGCATCCGCGGGCAAAGGCGGCGAAAAAGAGAAGGGCTGGCTTGATGAAAACTACGAGGGCCAGCTCTCGGTTGACGTGTACGGCACCGAGAGCGAGGTGGTGGTGGTTTCTACCATAGCGGGGGTCAAGCCCGAGGATATAGACATTGCCATCAACAACGACATGCTCACCATCCGCGGCCAGCGTTCCCAGGAAAAAGAGGATTCCGTTTCAGACCACTATTACCAGGAGTGCTACTGGGGCGGATTTTCGCGCTCCATCATCCTGCCGGTTGAGGTGGAGGCGGACAAGGTGTCCGCAAGCCTCAAGAACGGGGTGCTCGTTGTGCGCTTGCCGCGGGCGCGCAAGTCCAAGAGCATTTCCGTGCGCGTGAAAGAGGAGTAG
- a CDS encoding VanW family protein: MWDSIKKHIRHNAWERLLVVCIVVAAVAVGASAAYAAVYRDRVYPGVFIGSYPVGGLSEGEARERIAASSDALDQSGLMFVFRDRKVNVPTVVATTEDPDLSYPLINYDVDSTADEALAYGREGGVLRQWQERGAGLIGRAAVVPHYSWKQDIIAELLRKNLSSLEEPRREAQLAIENGVAHIVPEREGIVFDYGRALADARIQLESLAFSPIPLKLKRDVPLLTASASEPLLPEVQKALFSSGASIQYQGKSWYWPAAALNSLIEIRINTEGSAELGFNYERFSELLAPIAQEINVEVQEPKFAIQGEKVVEFKTPAPGQKVALSHTFTTWEHALLFNRSETVEPAVETIEPSQGIADINDLGITELLGVGTSSFAGSPANRRHNIAVGAAAVNGSLVAPGEEFSLLKTLGTVDAKAGYLPELVIKGNKTVPEYGGGLCQIGTTTFRGTLAAGLPVTARQNHSYTVSYYFDEKGLPGTDATIYDPAPDYRFKNDTKNYVLIATRIEGDELFFEYWGTKDGRTATQSDTRIWDRVPPPPTKYIETLDLPVGKTKCTETPHAGVKAAFDYAITYADGTIDETTFTSQYRPWQEVCLIGVETLSEELDEQGLELEDADISAGTVE, translated from the coding sequence ATGTGGGATTCCATAAAAAAGCATATACGGCATAACGCCTGGGAACGGCTCCTCGTGGTTTGCATTGTTGTTGCCGCGGTTGCGGTTGGGGCGTCCGCGGCGTACGCAGCCGTGTACCGGGATCGCGTGTACCCGGGCGTGTTCATTGGATCCTACCCGGTCGGGGGGCTCTCGGAGGGCGAAGCCCGGGAGCGCATTGCCGCATCCAGTGATGCGCTTGACCAGAGCGGGCTTATGTTCGTGTTCCGCGACCGCAAGGTGAACGTTCCCACGGTGGTCGCGACTACCGAGGATCCCGACCTCTCGTACCCTTTGATTAATTATGACGTTGACTCAACCGCAGATGAAGCGCTTGCATACGGGAGGGAGGGCGGCGTGCTGCGGCAGTGGCAGGAGCGGGGAGCGGGGCTCATCGGCCGCGCGGCCGTGGTCCCGCATTACAGCTGGAAGCAGGACATCATTGCCGAGCTCCTGCGCAAAAATCTTTCGTCTTTGGAAGAGCCCCGCCGCGAGGCCCAGCTCGCCATTGAGAATGGGGTTGCCCATATTGTGCCGGAGCGGGAGGGCATTGTGTTTGATTACGGACGCGCGCTCGCGGACGCGCGAATACAGCTTGAATCGCTTGCGTTCTCTCCGATTCCCCTCAAGCTCAAGCGCGACGTTCCGCTCCTCACCGCGTCCGCTTCCGAACCCCTGCTGCCCGAGGTCCAAAAGGCGCTGTTTAGCTCCGGAGCTTCCATCCAGTATCAGGGCAAGTCCTGGTACTGGCCGGCCGCAGCGCTGAACAGCCTGATTGAGATTAGGATCAACACCGAGGGCAGTGCGGAGCTCGGGTTTAACTATGAGCGGTTTTCGGAGCTGCTTGCGCCCATTGCCCAGGAGATTAATGTAGAGGTCCAGGAGCCTAAGTTCGCAATACAAGGCGAGAAAGTGGTTGAGTTCAAAACTCCGGCCCCCGGCCAAAAAGTGGCGCTTAGCCACACCTTTACGACCTGGGAGCACGCTCTGCTTTTTAACCGCAGCGAGACTGTTGAGCCGGCCGTGGAAACCATTGAGCCGAGCCAGGGCATCGCTGACATCAACGATTTGGGCATCACCGAGCTCTTGGGCGTTGGCACGTCAAGTTTTGCGGGATCCCCGGCAAATAGGCGGCACAACATTGCGGTTGGCGCTGCCGCAGTGAACGGCAGCCTGGTTGCTCCGGGCGAGGAGTTCTCCCTGCTCAAAACACTTGGCACAGTTGATGCCAAAGCAGGGTATTTGCCCGAGCTCGTCATCAAAGGCAACAAGACTGTGCCCGAGTACGGCGGGGGCCTCTGCCAGATCGGCACCACCACGTTCCGCGGCACCTTGGCTGCGGGATTGCCCGTGACCGCGCGCCAGAACCACTCGTACACAGTGTCGTACTACTTTGACGAGAAGGGCCTGCCCGGCACGGACGCCACCATCTATGACCCAGCGCCTGATTACCGCTTTAAGAACGACACCAAAAATTACGTGCTCATTGCCACGCGCATAGAAGGGGACGAACTTTTTTTTGAGTACTGGGGAACCAAAGACGGCCGCACTGCCACGCAGTCGGACACGCGCATCTGGGACCGCGTGCCCCCGCCCCCCACCAAGTACATTGAAACGCTGGATCTGCCGGTCGGAAAGACCAAGTGCACCGAGACTCCGCACGCGGGCGTGAAAGCCGCGTTTGACTACGCCATCACGTACGCGGATGGGACCATTGATGAAACCACATTTACGAGCCAGTACCGGCCGTGGCAGGAGGTGTGTTTGATTGGCGTGGAAACGCTCTCCGAGGAACTGGACGAGCAGGGCCTTGAACTGGAAGACGCCGACATTTCCGCCGGAACTGTTGAGTAA
- a CDS encoding NGG1p interacting factor NIF3, producing the protein MTISQIYNLAVSEGISKDLRGPARVRELLKRAKSKFEKLSDESKEAFDQESLANPYSDTRVFHGDLGTRVKKAMVGVDIDTGEVMLANELNRRNPQSPIDLIISHHPLSGGLAGLHEVMDLQIELLAHYGVPINIADKLTRQRIGQVERSVSPANHGQSVDAAKLLGFPIMSVHTPTDNHVASYLYKEIKKREKELVYVSDVMQFLKTIPEYREAAKQKAGPKIFTGSPESFAGRIAVTEVTGGTDGAKEIYERLAHAGVGTIISMHQREEWKEEAAKHHINVIVAGHMSSDSLGLNLFLDNLEKKGVEIVPCSGLIRVSRAGKTSPARGASKPRSRVRPRW; encoded by the coding sequence ATGACCATCAGCCAAATTTATAATCTTGCGGTCTCCGAGGGAATCAGCAAGGATCTGCGCGGTCCGGCTCGGGTTCGCGAGCTTTTGAAGCGCGCCAAGTCAAAGTTTGAGAAGCTCTCGGACGAGAGCAAGGAGGCGTTTGACCAGGAGTCCCTTGCCAATCCCTACTCTGACACGCGCGTGTTCCACGGGGACCTCGGAACCCGCGTCAAAAAGGCCATGGTTGGCGTTGACATTGATACCGGGGAGGTGATGCTCGCGAACGAGCTCAACCGCCGCAATCCGCAAAGCCCCATTGATTTGATTATCAGCCACCACCCGCTCTCGGGCGGCTTGGCTGGTTTGCACGAGGTCATGGATTTGCAGATTGAGCTCTTGGCGCACTACGGAGTTCCCATCAACATTGCGGACAAGCTCACGCGCCAGCGTATCGGCCAGGTTGAGCGCAGCGTGTCGCCCGCAAACCACGGCCAGTCCGTTGACGCGGCAAAGCTTCTCGGGTTTCCCATTATGAGCGTGCACACGCCGACCGACAACCACGTTGCGTCGTACTTGTACAAGGAAATCAAGAAGCGCGAGAAAGAACTGGTGTACGTAAGCGATGTGATGCAATTTTTGAAGACCATCCCCGAGTACCGGGAAGCGGCCAAGCAGAAAGCGGGCCCCAAGATTTTTACGGGCTCTCCGGAGAGCTTTGCCGGCAGAATCGCGGTCACCGAGGTCACGGGCGGCACGGACGGGGCAAAGGAAATCTACGAGCGCTTGGCGCACGCGGGGGTGGGCACCATCATCTCCATGCACCAGCGCGAGGAGTGGAAAGAAGAGGCTGCCAAGCACCACATCAACGTCATCGTTGCGGGCCACATGTCATCCGATTCGCTCGGACTGAACCTTTTCCTGGATAACCTGGAGAAGAAGGGCGTGGAAATCGTGCCATGCTCGGGCCTGATCCGCGTGTCCCGCGCGGGCAAAACCTCACCGGCGCGCGGCGCATCAAAGCCGCGGTCCCGCGTCCGTCCGCGGTGGTAA
- the ruvB gene encoding Holliday junction branch migration DNA helicase RuvB, with protein sequence MEEERIISSQVRNQEDTVLDVTLRPRRLVEYIGQAKVKQNLEIFMAAAKKRGEPIEHVLLYGPPGLGKTTLAGVIANEMGVSIRVTSGPAMERAGDVAAILTNLQEGDILFIDEIHRLPKTVEEVLYPAMEDYSLDLIVGKGPSARVLKLDLPRFTLIGATTRISMLSSPLRDRFGAVYPLSFYEEDEIGSIIARSANILKINVERQANTIIAQRARRTPRVANRLLKRVRDYADVKADGIVTENLAYDALDLLEVDALGLDTVDRKILTAIIEKFGGGPVGLGTLAAATSEEEATIEDIYEPFLMQLGFLERTPRGRMTTDRCHEHLGVSLDAVPRLFA encoded by the coding sequence ATGGAAGAAGAGCGCATCATATCATCACAGGTCCGGAACCAGGAAGATACAGTGCTTGACGTGACCTTACGCCCCAGGCGCCTTGTTGAATATATCGGCCAGGCCAAGGTAAAGCAGAACCTTGAGATTTTTATGGCTGCCGCAAAAAAGCGCGGGGAGCCTATTGAGCACGTGCTTTTGTACGGGCCGCCCGGATTGGGCAAGACCACGCTTGCCGGGGTCATTGCCAACGAGATGGGTGTTTCCATCCGCGTCACGAGCGGACCTGCCATGGAGCGCGCTGGGGACGTGGCCGCAATCCTCACCAACCTCCAGGAGGGGGACATCCTCTTTATAGACGAAATCCACCGCCTGCCCAAAACCGTGGAAGAGGTTCTGTATCCGGCAATGGAGGATTATTCGCTTGACCTCATCGTGGGCAAGGGGCCCTCGGCGCGGGTATTAAAGCTTGACCTTCCGCGCTTCACGCTCATCGGGGCGACCACGCGTATCAGCATGCTCTCGTCCCCGTTGCGCGACCGGTTCGGCGCCGTGTACCCGTTGAGCTTTTATGAGGAGGATGAAATCGGTAGCATCATAGCGCGGAGCGCGAACATACTCAAGATCAATGTTGAAAGACAAGCGAACACAATTATTGCTCAACGCGCGCGCCGCACCCCGAGAGTCGCAAACCGGCTCTTAAAGCGCGTGCGCGACTACGCGGACGTGAAAGCAGACGGCATCGTGACCGAGAACCTTGCGTATGACGCTCTTGATTTGCTTGAGGTGGACGCGCTGGGGCTTGATACGGTTGATCGGAAAATTCTCACTGCCATTATTGAGAAGTTCGGGGGCGGGCCGGTTGGCCTCGGGACCCTTGCCGCGGCAACCAGCGAGGAAGAGGCAACCATTGAAGACATCTACGAACCGTTCCTTATGCAGCTCGGATTTTTGGAGCGCACGCCGCGCGGCAGAATGACCACGGACCGTTGCCACGAGCACCTGGGAGTGTCCCTTGATGCTGTGCCAAGATTGTTCGCATAG
- a CDS encoding 3D domain-containing protein, whose product MILTRKQYRRLKRLLSVAVFAIIFELGLPPVSLAAYENYAALANGEAKPYEYGVFGAQPSVDSETMVLSREERLDAPYALDAGEYAGLPIEEEPTVVREHWLTATAYSSEPRQTDSTPFTTAWITPVRDGVVALNFLPKGSMVRFPDLYGDKVFIVEDRMNVRYQYRVDIWMNTRAEAKQFGLKYVRMEELGGRVPRDYVLTHYEAAFPGMK is encoded by the coding sequence ATGATACTTACGCGGAAACAGTATAGGCGGCTCAAGCGGCTCCTTAGCGTGGCCGTTTTTGCCATTATATTTGAACTTGGGCTTCCTCCGGTTTCTTTGGCTGCATACGAGAATTATGCGGCGCTCGCGAACGGAGAAGCAAAACCCTATGAATACGGGGTATTTGGCGCACAGCCTTCGGTTGATTCGGAAACCATGGTGCTCTCGCGCGAAGAGCGGCTGGATGCGCCATACGCCCTTGATGCGGGCGAATACGCGGGATTGCCCATTGAAGAAGAGCCTACGGTCGTGCGAGAGCACTGGCTGACCGCGACCGCATACTCGTCCGAGCCCCGGCAGACTGATTCCACGCCGTTCACCACTGCCTGGATTACGCCGGTGCGCGACGGCGTGGTTGCCTTGAACTTTCTGCCCAAAGGATCAATGGTGCGGTTCCCGGACCTGTACGGGGACAAGGTGTTTATTGTTGAGGACCGCATGAACGTGCGCTACCAGTACCGGGTTGACATTTGGATGAACACGCGCGCGGAAGCGAAACAGTTCGGCCTTAAGTACGTGCGCATGGAAGAGCTCGGCGGCCGCGTGCCGCGCGATTATGTGCTGACCCACTATGAGGCAGCGTTTCCGGGAATGAAGTAA
- a CDS encoding bifunctional 5,10-methylenetetrahydrofolate dehydrogenase/5,10-methenyltetrahydrofolate cyclohydrolase → MADADKIDGKSIADEIQEKVAEQIKKLKLKAGLAVILVGNDPASERYVSLKQKASQKVGIDFHLYRFGEHAAEGEILQTVRWLNEDPGIHAMLIQLPLPPHLDEDKIIAAMDYKKDVDGFHPKNIQAERLGAQKMMPGLVAGIVQLIAATGEVLHGKQAAIIARHEAFVKILARALSSFGAAPVHAQPGDPRIAEKTQKADIVITAVGTPGWLTRDMIKEGCILIDVGTSEVDGKITGDVDASCKKKAAWISPVPGGVGPMTVAMLLKNTALLARLARRGGGISTEAKLKMVDAAARA, encoded by the coding sequence ATGGCAGACGCAGACAAGATAGACGGAAAATCCATTGCTGATGAAATCCAGGAAAAAGTTGCGGAACAGATTAAAAAACTCAAGCTCAAAGCGGGCCTGGCCGTGATTCTGGTTGGAAATGATCCGGCAAGCGAACGGTACGTGTCCCTCAAGCAGAAAGCTTCCCAAAAGGTGGGGATTGATTTTCACCTGTACCGGTTTGGCGAACATGCGGCAGAAGGCGAAATCCTGCAAACCGTCCGCTGGCTTAACGAGGACCCCGGCATTCATGCTATGCTCATACAGCTCCCGCTCCCTCCGCACCTGGATGAAGACAAGATCATTGCCGCAATGGATTACAAAAAAGACGTAGACGGATTTCACCCCAAAAACATCCAGGCAGAGCGGTTGGGCGCGCAAAAAATGATGCCCGGCCTGGTTGCGGGAATCGTGCAGCTCATCGCTGCAACAGGCGAAGTATTACACGGGAAACAGGCGGCCATTATTGCCCGGCACGAAGCATTCGTCAAAATCCTCGCGCGCGCTCTCTCCTCATTCGGCGCCGCCCCGGTACACGCGCAGCCCGGGGATCCTCGCATTGCGGAAAAAACCCAAAAAGCGGACATTGTCATCACCGCAGTGGGCACGCCGGGCTGGCTCACTCGCGATATGATTAAAGAAGGGTGCATACTGATTGACGTAGGAACCTCGGAAGTTGATGGAAAGATTACCGGTGACGTTGATGCATCCTGCAAAAAGAAAGCTGCGTGGATTTCCCCGGTCCCCGGGGGCGTGGGGCCCATGACCGTTGCCATGCTGCTCAAGAATACCGCGCTCCTCGCGCGGCTTGCCCGCCGAGGAGGCGGGATATCCACAGAAGCTAAACTAAAAATGGTTGACGCAGCCGCGCGCGCGTGA
- a CDS encoding serine hydroxymethyltransferase: MQNLQKSDPEVAKQIENEIARQRTGLEMIASENLVSRSVLEALGSPLTNKYSEGYPGKRYYGGNEFIDVIENLARDRACELFGAEHANVQPHAGSQANMAAYFALAEPGDKVMAMDLAMGGHLTHGSPVNFSGKLFKIVPYGVRRDTHLIDMDEVREIAVREKPRVLLAGYTAYTRILDFKAFKKIADEVGSYLMVDMAHFAGLVAGEAYPSPFPYADVVTTTTHKTLRGPRGAAIFSKTEDRLRPDGKKNLAQKVDFAVFPFMQGGPLDHVIAAKAVAFKEALHPSFADYAENIIKNAQALAASLMNNGIDLVSGGTDNHLVLLDLTATGLSGKEAEHALDGVGIYTNKNMIPYDPRKPMDPSGLRVGTAALTTRGFDEDELTQVGEMIAHVLHNSTQRDVREGVAARVREMTASHPLYEGWTYETPGE, translated from the coding sequence ATGCAAAATTTACAGAAGTCCGACCCGGAGGTAGCGAAACAAATTGAGAACGAGATCGCGAGGCAGAGAACCGGCCTGGAAATGATTGCTTCGGAAAATCTGGTTTCGCGCAGCGTCCTGGAGGCCCTGGGCTCGCCGCTGACGAATAAATACTCCGAAGGCTACCCGGGCAAGCGCTACTACGGGGGCAACGAGTTCATTGACGTGATAGAGAATCTGGCGCGCGACCGGGCGTGCGAGCTCTTCGGCGCAGAGCACGCCAACGTGCAGCCGCACGCGGGCTCCCAGGCAAACATGGCAGCCTACTTTGCCCTGGCAGAGCCCGGTGACAAAGTCATGGCCATGGACCTTGCCATGGGCGGCCACCTCACGCACGGCTCGCCGGTTAATTTTTCCGGCAAGCTTTTTAAGATTGTCCCCTACGGCGTGCGCCGGGACACGCACCTGATTGACATGGATGAGGTGCGGGAGATCGCGGTACGCGAAAAACCGCGGGTGCTGCTCGCGGGCTACACCGCGTACACGCGGATACTTGACTTTAAGGCATTCAAAAAAATCGCGGACGAAGTCGGCAGCTACTTGATGGTTGATATGGCGCACTTCGCGGGCCTGGTGGCGGGCGAAGCATACCCCTCGCCGTTCCCGTACGCGGACGTGGTCACCACCACCACGCACAAGACCCTGCGCGGCCCAAGGGGAGCCGCGATTTTCTCCAAAACAGAAGACCGCCTGCGGCCGGACGGCAAAAAGAACCTCGCGCAAAAAGTGGACTTTGCGGTATTTCCATTTATGCAGGGCGGCCCGCTTGACCACGTGATTGCGGCCAAGGCGGTTGCGTTTAAGGAAGCCTTGCACCCTTCGTTTGCGGACTATGCGGAAAACATCATCAAAAACGCGCAAGCACTGGCCGCGAGCCTCATGAATAACGGCATTGATTTGGTGTCCGGCGGCACGGACAACCACTTAGTGCTCCTGGATCTGACCGCCACCGGACTCTCCGGAAAAGAAGCGGAGCATGCGCTTGACGGCGTGGGCATTTACACGAACAAGAACATGATCCCCTATGACCCGCGCAAACCCATGGACCCGTCCGGACTGCGCGTGGGCACTGCAGCGCTTACGACCCGCGGCTTTGACGAGGATGAACTCACCCAGGTCGGAGAAATGATAGCGCACGTATTGCACAATTCCACTCAAAGAGACGTGCGGGAGGGCGTGGCCGCCCGCGTCCGCGAGATGACCGCCTCCCACCCGCTCTATGAAGGCTGGACCTACGAAACACCCGGAGAGTAG